A portion of the Actomonas aquatica genome contains these proteins:
- a CDS encoding sulfite reductase subunit alpha, producing the protein MSAPEADSAYSKTNPFPARIIENRVLNQPGSAKETRHFVVDISGSGLSYTAGDSLGVFPSNRPVEVAEVLEAIHASGGELVSPAMLKLETPITLREALSDRLALASPTPKLMKALAEKATDAAEKAKLDELLAPESKEVLRTYLEERHYIDVLQEFPKTRLSPQELVDQMRKLMPRLYSIASSPAVSPQGVHLTVAIVRYESNHRERVGVASTFMADRAIVSETPVPVFVSSSHFGLPEDHAERDVIMVGPGTGIAPFRAFVQERDAVGAKGRNWVYFGDQHAATDFLYEDEWKDYVAKGSVTKLDLAWSRDQEQKVYVQDKMRENAAEMWEWLQNGALFYVCGDAKRMAKDVDQALHDIAAEQGKMSVEDAAEWVKQLKKDKRYQRDVY; encoded by the coding sequence ATGTCCGCACCTGAAGCCGACTCAGCCTACTCCAAGACCAATCCCTTTCCCGCGCGCATCATCGAAAATCGCGTGCTGAACCAGCCTGGCTCCGCCAAAGAGACCCGCCATTTTGTGGTGGATATTTCCGGCAGTGGCCTCTCCTACACCGCCGGCGATTCGCTGGGGGTATTTCCGTCCAATCGCCCGGTGGAGGTGGCGGAGGTTCTCGAGGCGATCCACGCCTCCGGCGGAGAACTGGTTTCGCCGGCCATGCTGAAGCTGGAAACGCCGATTACGCTTCGCGAAGCCCTCTCCGACCGTCTGGCGCTGGCTTCGCCGACGCCGAAGCTCATGAAGGCACTGGCCGAAAAGGCCACCGACGCGGCGGAAAAGGCCAAACTTGACGAACTGCTGGCCCCGGAAAGCAAGGAGGTCCTGCGCACCTACCTCGAAGAGCGTCATTACATCGACGTGTTGCAGGAGTTTCCGAAGACTCGCCTAAGCCCGCAGGAGTTGGTCGACCAAATGCGCAAACTCATGCCGCGGCTCTACTCGATCGCGTCCTCGCCGGCCGTGTCGCCGCAGGGCGTGCATCTCACGGTCGCCATTGTGCGCTACGAATCCAACCACCGTGAGCGCGTGGGCGTGGCTTCCACGTTTATGGCGGATCGCGCGATCGTCAGCGAAACACCGGTGCCGGTGTTTGTCTCTAGCTCCCATTTCGGGCTGCCGGAAGATCATGCCGAGCGTGACGTCATTATGGTCGGTCCGGGCACCGGCATCGCACCGTTCCGTGCCTTCGTCCAGGAGCGTGACGCGGTGGGCGCCAAGGGGCGTAATTGGGTTTACTTTGGTGACCAGCACGCCGCCACCGATTTCCTCTACGAGGACGAGTGGAAGGATTACGTCGCCAAGGGTTCTGTCACGAAACTCGACCTCGCGTGGTCCCGCGACCAGGAGCAGAAGGTTTACGTGCAGGACAAGATGCGCGAGAATGCCGCCGAGATGTGGGAGTGGTTGCAGAACGGTGCGCTGTTCTACGTGTGTGGTGACGCCAAACGTATGGCCAAGGACGTCGACCAAGCCCTGCACGACATCGCCGCCGAGCAGGGTAAGATGAGCGTCGAAGATGCCGCCGAGTGGGTTAAGCAGCTCAAGAAAGACAAGCGCTACCAGCGCGACGTTTACTGA